In one Fodinicola acaciae genomic region, the following are encoded:
- a CDS encoding SDR family oxidoreductase encodes MIVVTGATGNVGRPLVDALAAAGEQVVAVARRSADLPVRQHLADLGEPASLKPALDGADAVFLLIAGEQLVRAHPGELLEVVKGSGVRRVVLLSSVAAGTRPTAVSHDGLRAYERAVRDSGLEWTILRPGGFQSNALAWADMVRTSRTVAAPFGDVAVPIIDPRDIGEVAAAVLRGGGHHGRTYELTGPEPISPRQQAEAIGADVRFVELTRAQAKKAMLAFMPEPVADGTLDILGEPTEAERRVSPAVADLLGRRPGTFAAWVGRNATAFG; translated from the coding sequence ATGATCGTGGTAACCGGAGCGACCGGAAACGTCGGCCGTCCACTGGTCGACGCACTCGCGGCGGCCGGAGAGCAGGTGGTCGCGGTGGCGCGGCGATCGGCTGATCTGCCGGTGCGGCAGCACCTCGCCGACCTCGGCGAGCCGGCCAGCCTCAAGCCGGCACTCGACGGCGCCGACGCGGTGTTCCTGCTCATTGCCGGCGAGCAGCTGGTACGCGCACATCCCGGCGAGCTTCTGGAGGTCGTCAAGGGCAGCGGAGTGCGGCGCGTCGTGTTGTTGTCGTCGGTCGCCGCCGGCACCCGACCGACGGCCGTGTCGCACGACGGCCTGCGCGCGTACGAGCGCGCTGTGCGCGACTCCGGCCTCGAGTGGACGATCCTGCGGCCAGGCGGCTTTCAGTCCAACGCCCTGGCCTGGGCCGACATGGTGCGCACGAGCCGTACGGTCGCCGCGCCGTTCGGCGATGTCGCGGTGCCGATCATCGACCCGCGGGACATCGGCGAGGTCGCCGCCGCGGTGCTGCGCGGCGGCGGTCACCACGGTCGGACGTACGAGCTGACCGGCCCGGAGCCGATCTCGCCGCGGCAGCAGGCGGAGGCGATCGGCGCTGACGTACGGTTCGTCGAGCTGACCAGGGCGCAGGCGAAGAAGGCGATGCTGGCGTTCATGCCGGAGCCGGTCGCCGACGGCACGCTCGACATCCTTGGCGAGCCGACCGAGGCCGAGCGACGGGTGAGCCCGGCCGTCGCCGATCTGCTCGGTCGACGGCCCGGCACCTTCGCCGCGTGGGTCGGCCGCAACGCGACCGCTTTTGGCTAA
- a CDS encoding epoxide hydrolase family protein, whose amino-acid sequence MDDNAVTPFRIEISDAAIQDLHDRLDRTRWPDELPDVGWSYGTPLAYLKELAAYWRNDFDWRAAEATLNAYDQFTTTIDGTNVHFLHVRSAEPTARPLLVTHGWPGSVAEFLRILGPLTDPAAHGGDPAEAFHVVAPSIPGYGFSGPTTETGWDLSRVGNAFVELMSRLGYERFGVHGGDWGAMISRSIGLGHTDRVTGVHLTMLPTGIQRTEPTEAELAGLSEADQARLKLSYERTKTFTSDGSAYGMLQSTRPQTLSYALTDSPVGQLSWIAEKFKAWTDSTDRPEDAIDRDQMLTNISIYWFTGTAGSSARLYYESAHAGTGFRGGPPPAGSVPTGVAVFPAELSVPIRQLAEKYDNIVHWAEYEHGGHFAAMEQPDVLVADLRTFFRKV is encoded by the coding sequence GTCGGCTGGTCATACGGCACACCGCTGGCATATCTGAAGGAGCTCGCCGCTTACTGGCGCAACGACTTCGACTGGCGGGCCGCGGAGGCGACACTCAACGCGTACGACCAGTTCACCACCACGATCGACGGCACCAACGTGCACTTCCTGCACGTCAGGTCGGCGGAGCCGACCGCGCGGCCACTGCTGGTCACGCACGGCTGGCCCGGCTCGGTGGCCGAGTTTCTGCGGATCCTCGGGCCGCTCACCGACCCGGCCGCGCACGGCGGCGACCCGGCCGAGGCCTTCCACGTGGTCGCGCCGTCGATCCCCGGCTATGGCTTCTCCGGACCGACCACCGAGACCGGCTGGGACCTGAGCCGGGTCGGCAACGCGTTCGTCGAGCTGATGAGCCGGCTCGGCTACGAGCGCTTCGGCGTACACGGCGGCGACTGGGGTGCGATGATCTCGCGCTCCATCGGTCTCGGCCACACCGACCGGGTCACCGGCGTCCACCTCACGATGCTGCCGACCGGCATCCAGCGCACCGAGCCGACCGAGGCCGAGCTGGCCGGGCTCAGCGAGGCCGACCAGGCACGGCTGAAGCTGTCGTACGAGCGCACCAAGACGTTCACCAGCGACGGCTCGGCCTACGGCATGCTGCAGTCGACCCGGCCGCAGACGCTGTCGTACGCGCTGACCGACTCGCCGGTCGGCCAGCTGTCCTGGATCGCCGAGAAGTTCAAGGCCTGGACCGACTCGACCGACCGGCCGGAGGACGCGATCGACCGCGACCAGATGCTGACCAACATCAGCATCTACTGGTTCACCGGCACCGCCGGCTCCTCCGCCCGGCTCTACTACGAGTCGGCGCACGCCGGCACCGGCTTCCGCGGCGGTCCCCCGCCGGCCGGCTCCGTGCCGACCGGCGTCGCCGTCTTCCCGGCGGAGCTGTCCGTGCCGATCCGTCAGCTCGCGGAGAAATACGACAACATCGTGCACTGGGCCGAATACGAGCACGGCGGCCATTTCGCCGCGATGGAACAGCCGGACGTGCTGGTTGCCGATCTCAGGACGTTTTTCCGGAAGGTTTAG